From the genome of bacterium:
TAATTTCTTGCTCAAACATTTGGTGAAGTTTTTCTGTCCCCATCAAATAATAAAGAACATCGTAAATGGGTCGTAAATAAGGATTTATCTTTTCTTGTAAAGTACCTGGTAAAAATCCTAACTTTTCACCAGCTTCCACGGCCGGTCTGGTTAAGATAACACGATCTACTTCTCCCCGATTTAAAGCAGAAATAGCCATGGCTACGGCTAAATAAGTTTTACCAGTTCCAGCAGGGCCAATGCAGATAATTATGTCATTCTTGGCTATGGCTTCTACATATCTTTTTTGGGTAATAGTTTTAGACCTGACAATTCTTCCTTTAGGAGAGGTATAGATAGATTCAGTAAATACCGAAACTAAGTCTTTGTCTTTTTTTTTGGCTAAAATATTTAAGGTGTATTCTATCTCAGAAACTCCAATGGTCACGCCCGTTCGGATAATGCCCATTAATTCTTCAAAGACCCGAAAAATATAGTTGACTTCTTCTTTATCTCC
Proteins encoded in this window:
- a CDS encoding PhoH family protein, which codes for MEKRITLLSNEEAVNLLGSNDENLKIIRKNCRSTKVIPRGNELIIKGDKEEVNYIFRVFEELMGIIRTGVTIGVSEIEYTLNILAKKKDKDLVSVFTESIYTSPKGRIVRSKTITQKRYVEAIAKNDIIICIGPAGTGKTYLAVAMAISALNRGEVDRVILTRPAVEAGEKLGFLPGTLQEKINPYLRPIYDVLYYLMGTEKLHQMFEQEIIEIAPLAFMRGRTINNSFIILDEAQNTTPEQMKMFLTRLGFESKIVITGDITQIDLKKGSVSGLVQIQSILKAAEGISYIYFTEGDVVRHKLVQKIIKAYENYEASKVKNNE